A genomic stretch from Helianthus annuus cultivar XRQ/B chromosome 1, HanXRQr2.0-SUNRISE, whole genome shotgun sequence includes:
- the LOC110884593 gene encoding GTP-binding nuclear protein Ran-3, with translation MALPNQQTVDYPSFKLVIVGDGGTGKTTFVKRHLTGEFEKKYEPTIGVEVHPLDFFTNCGKIRFYCWDTAGQEKFGGLRDGYYIHGQCAIIMFDVTARLTYKNVPTWHRDLCRVCENIPIVLCGNKVDVKNRQVKAKQVTFHRKKNLQYYEISAKSNYNFEKPFLYLARKLAGDPNLHFVESPALAPPEVQIDMAAQQQHEAELAAAASQPLPDDDDDAFE, from the exons ATG GCTCTGCCGAATCAGCAAACTGTTGATTACCCGAGTTTCAAGCTTGTAATTGTCGGTGATGGTGGAACTG GAAAAACTACTTTTGTGAAGAGACACTTGACCGGAGAATTTGAGAAGAAATATGAAC CAACCATTGGTGTTGAGGTTCATCCCTTGGATTTCTTCACCAATTGTGGAAAGATTCGGTTTTACTGCTGGGACACAGCTGGACAGGAGAAATTTGGTGGTCTTCGTGATGGATATTA TATTCACGGTCAATGTGCCATTATCATGTTTGATGTAACCGCAAGATTGACTTACAAGAATGTTCCCACATGGCATCGTGATCTTTGCCG TGTGTGTGAAAACATCCCAATTGTGCTGTGCGGTAACAAGGTTGATGTAAAGAACCGTCAAGTGAAGGCAAAACAGGTTACTTTCCATAGAAAGAAGAACCTGCAGTATTATGAGATCTCAGCCAAGAGCAATTACAACTTTGAGAAGCCATTTCTTTATCTCGCCCGGAAACTTGCTGG AGACCCCAATTTGCATTTTGTCGAGTCTCCTGCCCTTGCTCCTCCAGAAGTGCAAATAGACATGGCCGCACAACAACA GCATGAAGCAGAGCTTGCTGCAGCTGCTAGCCAGCCGCttccagatgatgatgatgatgcttttGAATAG